Within Butyrivibrio fibrisolvens, the genomic segment TTACATCGATTATAGTACCTTCAACGACCTCCCCTGTATGAATTGTCTTGAATGACTCGTTGAGCATCTGCTCAAATGTCTGTTCCTGTTCTGACATATGTCTGAACCTCCTCAATAATATTCTTCGGGGTTGACGCCCCAGCGGTAATTCCCACTTTATATATACCCTCAGGAAAATCCTTGGGTAAGTCATCTACTGTTTGTACGAAATATGTATGCTTACATTTGCCGGAGCAAATCTCATACAGTTTCCGTGTGTTGGAACTTGATGTTCCACCGATTACTATCATGGCATCAGCCTCAGCAGCAATTTTTTCTGCTTCGGTCTGTCTCTCTTGTGTAGCATTACAGATAGTATTCACAATATTAATATTGTAGCCTTTGCCATTGAAAATTTCAACTACATCTTTAAATTTTTTGTAATTAAATGTTGTCTGAGAGACGAGTGTAAGCTCCGTTTCCACAGGAAGTGCGAATTTCTGGGCATCTTCAAGGCTCTCGATTACATAAACCGGTCCATTTGCCCATGACACGATACCCTCAACTTCAGGATGTTTTGCATTACCTGTTATGACAATGGTTCTTCCTTTTTGACTTTCCTCATCAACTATCCTGTGTATTCTCTTTACAAAAGGACAAGTAGCATCTACGTAAGAGATACCTTTTTGCTTGATCTTCTCCTCAGTTTCCCTAGGGATCCCATGTGCCCTTATAACTATTGTACCATCTTCTGACACATTTGAAAGGTCATCTACATTATTTACAACTTCAACGCCTTTACTCTCTAAGTCCTTTACAACTTCTTCGTTATGAATTATAGGACCGTATGTATAAATTTTCTTATCTTTATGCTCTACCTGCTCATATACAGTGTCAACAGCTTTCTTAACACCAAAGCAAAATCCTGCATGTTCAGCTAAGATTACTTCCATACCAAAACTTCCTTTCTCAGCGAACGTATTACTATGACTCCCTGGTTATACTATGATATAGGTACCATAGACATATTTTGACAACTAATGCATGATACTTAGTCTATAAAAGAACCCAGAGTCATCATACTATTAGTATACCTAATCTGATCACTTATTGGTAGTCAGATCTTTATATCTGTTTCTTTATATCTGTTTCTTTATAATTACCTTATCAGCAGACATTTATTTGTTCCCAACAAGTCGCAAGCCATTAGCTATTATACAATTCAATTATCTTATCGGCAACCTCTTCTATTGACATATCAGAAGTATCAACCAACACTGCGTCATCTGCCTGTTTAAGGGGTGATGCCTCTCTATGCATGTCACGATAATCTCTGTCTTCTATATCTTTTTCTATTTCTTCAAGAACTGCTTCCTGGCCTTTTGCGATCATCTCTTTGTATCTTCTCATAGCTCTGACCTGTACGCTTGCTGTAAG encodes:
- the ispH gene encoding 4-hydroxy-3-methylbut-2-enyl diphosphate reductase, with translation MEVILAEHAGFCFGVKKAVDTVYEQVEHKDKKIYTYGPIIHNEEVVKDLESKGVEVVNNVDDLSNVSEDGTIVIRAHGIPRETEEKIKQKGISYVDATCPFVKRIHRIVDEESQKGRTIVITGNAKHPEVEGIVSWANGPVYVIESLEDAQKFALPVETELTLVSQTTFNYKKFKDVVEIFNGKGYNINIVNTICNATQERQTEAEKIAAEADAMIVIGGTSSSNTRKLYEICSGKCKHTYFVQTVDDLPKDFPEGIYKVGITAGASTPKNIIEEVQTYVRTGTDI